In a genomic window of Streptomyces koelreuteriae:
- a CDS encoding tRNA (adenine-N1)-methyltransferase, which translates to MSEPTGAARRRGPFKVGDQVQLTDPKGRHYTFTLEAGKNFHTHKGSFPHDELIGAPEGSVVRTTGNVAYLALRPLLPDYVLSMPRGAAVVYPKDAGQILAFADIFPGARVVEAGVGSGSLSSFLLRAIGDQGMLHSYERRADFAEIAQANVERYFGGPHPAWQLTVGDLQDNLSDADVDRVILDMLAPWECLEAVSKALVPGGILCCYVATTTQLARTVESIREIGCFNEPSAWESMIRNWHIEGLAVRPDHRMIGHTGFLLTARRLADGVEPPMRRRRPAKGAYGEDYAGPNADGGSGR; encoded by the coding sequence ATGTCCGAACCGACCGGTGCCGCCCGCAGGCGCGGGCCCTTCAAGGTCGGGGACCAGGTTCAGCTGACCGACCCCAAGGGCCGCCACTACACGTTCACGCTCGAGGCCGGGAAGAACTTCCACACCCACAAGGGTTCCTTCCCCCACGACGAACTGATCGGCGCTCCCGAGGGCAGCGTTGTCCGCACCACCGGGAACGTCGCCTACCTCGCGCTGCGCCCCCTGCTCCCCGACTACGTCCTGTCCATGCCCCGCGGGGCAGCCGTCGTCTACCCGAAGGACGCGGGGCAGATCCTCGCCTTCGCCGACATCTTCCCCGGCGCCCGCGTCGTCGAGGCCGGCGTGGGTTCCGGCTCGCTCAGCAGCTTCCTGCTGCGCGCCATCGGCGACCAGGGCATGCTGCACAGCTACGAGCGCCGCGCCGACTTCGCCGAGATCGCCCAGGCGAACGTCGAGCGCTACTTCGGCGGCCCGCACCCCGCCTGGCAGCTCACCGTCGGTGACCTCCAGGACAACCTGTCCGACGCCGACGTGGACCGCGTCATCCTCGACATGCTCGCCCCCTGGGAGTGCCTGGAGGCCGTCTCCAAGGCGCTCGTCCCCGGCGGCATCCTCTGCTGCTACGTGGCGACCACCACCCAGCTCGCCCGGACCGTCGAGTCCATCCGCGAGATCGGCTGCTTCAACGAGCCGAGCGCCTGGGAGTCGATGATCCGCAACTGGCACATCGAGGGCCTGGCCGTCCGCCCGGACCACCGGATGATCGGCCACACCGGCTTCCTGCTCACCGCCCGCCGCCTCGCCGACGGCGTCGAGCCGCCCATGCGCCGCCGCCGCCCCGCCAAGGGCGCCTACGGCGAGGACTACGCCGGACCCAACGCCGACGGCGGCTCCGGCCGCTGA
- a CDS encoding site-2 protease family protein, translated as MDESGGRGQPRSGNDEPAEGHAGAPAPVTDPTAADEQPTDGGRFTPERHEDTPAAGPEGPEDDTAPDQNSGAAEAERPSSRKPGPEDDSATGRNAGAFPTPDRDSGGAAEGDRPSLRKPGPAGDSATGPNAGGAPAPDPNSRTEPAAPGTGERPLAHSADGKGPAPQRPPEPRGGLLMGRPFGVPVYVAPSWFLVAALITWVFGGQLERVLPELGAARYLVSLFFAVAFYASVLVHELAHTVAALRFKLPVRRIQLQFFGGVSEIEKEAETPGREFVLAFVGPLLSLLLAGVFYLAMQTVDPGTVPGVLLAGLMISNLIVAAFNLLPGLPLDGGRMLRAVVWKISGKPMAGTVAAAWVGRALAVCVLIGLPLLTQSGALGSDAVDNVGMDTVLDALLAAILAAIIWTGAGNSLRMARLREHLPELRARALTRRAVPVETHTPLSEALRRANSAGARALVVVDADGKPLSLVREAAIVGVPEHRRPWVAVSGLAQDLTDGMRVSAELSGEELLDALRATPATEYLVVEETGEIYGVLSAADVERAFVKAMARPS; from the coding sequence GTGGACGAGAGCGGCGGGCGCGGGCAGCCGCGGTCCGGCAACGACGAGCCGGCCGAGGGCCACGCGGGGGCTCCGGCCCCGGTCACCGACCCGACCGCCGCCGACGAACAGCCCACGGACGGAGGGCGTTTCACCCCCGAGCGGCACGAGGACACCCCGGCGGCAGGCCCTGAGGGGCCCGAGGACGACACCGCCCCGGACCAGAACTCCGGCGCGGCCGAGGCAGAGCGTCCCTCGTCGCGGAAGCCCGGCCCGGAAGACGACTCCGCGACCGGCCGGAACGCCGGTGCGTTCCCCACCCCGGACCGGGACTCCGGCGGCGCGGCCGAGGGAGACCGCCCCTCCTTGCGCAAGCCCGGCCCGGCAGGTGACTCCGCGACCGGCCCGAACGCCGGTGGGGCCCCCGCCCCTGACCCGAACAGCCGTACCGAACCCGCAGCGCCCGGCACCGGTGAGCGCCCCCTCGCCCACTCCGCCGACGGCAAGGGGCCCGCGCCCCAGCGGCCTCCGGAGCCCCGGGGCGGGCTGCTCATGGGACGGCCCTTCGGGGTGCCCGTGTACGTCGCGCCGAGCTGGTTCCTCGTCGCCGCGCTGATCACCTGGGTGTTCGGCGGGCAGCTGGAGCGCGTCCTGCCCGAGCTCGGCGCCGCCCGCTACCTGGTCTCCCTCTTCTTCGCGGTCGCCTTCTACGCCTCCGTGCTCGTCCACGAACTGGCCCACACCGTCGCCGCCCTCCGCTTCAAGCTCCCGGTCCGCCGCATCCAGCTCCAGTTCTTCGGCGGCGTCTCCGAGATCGAGAAGGAGGCCGAGACCCCCGGCCGCGAGTTCGTGCTCGCCTTCGTCGGGCCCCTGCTCTCCCTCCTGCTCGCGGGCGTCTTCTACCTCGCCATGCAGACCGTGGACCCCGGCACCGTTCCGGGCGTCCTGCTGGCCGGCCTGATGATCTCCAACCTCATCGTGGCCGCGTTCAACCTCCTGCCCGGCCTGCCCCTCGACGGCGGCCGCATGCTCCGCGCCGTCGTCTGGAAGATCAGCGGCAAGCCGATGGCCGGCACCGTCGCCGCCGCCTGGGTCGGCCGCGCCCTCGCCGTCTGCGTCCTCATCGGCCTGCCGCTGCTGACCCAGTCCGGCGCCCTCGGCTCCGACGCCGTCGACAACGTCGGCATGGACACCGTCCTTGACGCCCTGCTCGCCGCCATCCTCGCCGCGATCATCTGGACCGGCGCCGGCAACAGCCTGCGCATGGCCCGGCTGCGCGAGCACCTCCCCGAGCTGCGCGCCCGCGCGCTCACCCGCCGCGCGGTCCCCGTCGAGACCCACACCCCGCTCTCGGAGGCCCTGCGCCGCGCCAACAGTGCCGGAGCCCGCGCCCTGGTCGTCGTCGACGCCGACGGCAAGCCCCTCTCGCTGGTCCGCGAGGCCGCCATCGTCGGCGTACCCGAGCACCGCCGCCCCTGGGTCGCGGTCAGCGGCCTCGCCCAGGACCTCACCGACGGCATGCGCGTCTCCGCGGAACTGTCGGGGGAGGAACTCCTCGACGCCCTCAGGGCGACGCCCGCCACCGAGTACCTCGTCGTCGAGGAGACCGGCGAGATCTACGGAGTCCTGTCGGCGGCCGACGTGGAGCGGGCCTTCGTGAAGGCCATGGCCAGGCCCAGCTGA
- the prcA gene encoding proteasome subunit alpha, producing MSTPFYVSPQQQMADRAEYARKGIARGRSLVVLQFADGIVFVGENPSRALHKFSEIYDRIGFAAAGKYNEYENLRIGGVRYADLRGYTYDRDDVTARGLANVYAQTLGTIFSSAGEKPYEVELVVAEVGETREGDQLYRLPHDGSIVDEHGSVAVGGNAEQISSYLDQRHQDGMTLAEALKLAVQALSRDTNGTEREIPAERLEVAVLDRTRPQKRKFKRIGGRQLARLLGAEGDGGEEDSASEDAE from the coding sequence GTGTCGACGCCGTTCTATGTTTCACCTCAGCAGCAGATGGCCGACCGGGCGGAGTACGCCCGCAAGGGCATCGCCCGTGGCCGCAGCCTGGTCGTGCTGCAGTTCGCCGACGGCATCGTGTTCGTCGGCGAGAACCCGTCCCGTGCGCTGCACAAGTTCAGCGAGATCTACGACCGGATCGGTTTCGCGGCCGCCGGCAAGTACAACGAGTACGAGAACCTGCGGATCGGCGGGGTGCGGTACGCCGACCTGCGGGGGTACACCTACGACCGCGACGACGTCACGGCCCGTGGCCTGGCCAACGTCTACGCGCAGACCCTGGGCACGATCTTCTCCTCCGCCGGTGAGAAGCCGTACGAGGTGGAGCTGGTGGTCGCCGAGGTGGGGGAGACCCGGGAGGGCGACCAGCTCTACCGTCTCCCGCACGACGGCTCGATCGTGGACGAGCACGGCTCGGTCGCGGTGGGGGGCAACGCGGAGCAGATCAGCAGCTACCTGGACCAGCGCCACCAGGACGGTATGACGCTGGCCGAGGCCCTGAAGCTGGCGGTGCAGGCGCTGTCGCGCGACACCAACGGCACGGAGCGGGAGATTCCCGCGGAGCGGCTGGAGGTGGCGGTGCTGGACCGTACGCGGCCGCAGAAGCGCAAGTTCAAGCGGATCGGGGGGCGGCAGTTGGCTCGTCTCCTGGGCGCGGAGGGAGACGGCGGCGAGGAGGACTCGGCGTCCGAGGACGCCGAGTAG
- the prcB gene encoding proteasome subunit beta — translation MEANTRSTGRLPAAFLTPGSSSFMDFLSEHQPEILPGNRQLPPTQGVIEAPHGTTIVAVTFPGGVVLAGDRRATMGNVIAQRDIEKVFPADEYSAVGIAGTAGLAVEMVKLFQLELEHFEKVEGAQLSLEGKANRLSTMIRSNLGMAMQGLAVVPLFAGYDTGRDSGRIFSYDVTGGRSEETNFAATGSGSIFARGAMKKLFRDDLTEEEATTLVVQALYDAADDDSATGGPDVARRIYPIVTVITEDGFRRLTDEESSEIARSILARRLEQPDGPRASLL, via the coding sequence GTGGAAGCCAACACTCGTAGCACCGGGCGTCTACCAGCTGCCTTCCTGACGCCGGGGTCCTCCTCCTTCATGGACTTCCTCTCCGAGCACCAGCCGGAGATCCTGCCCGGCAACCGGCAACTGCCTCCCACCCAGGGCGTGATCGAGGCACCGCACGGGACCACCATCGTCGCCGTGACGTTCCCCGGAGGCGTAGTGCTGGCCGGTGACCGCCGGGCGACCATGGGGAACGTCATCGCGCAGCGGGACATCGAGAAGGTCTTCCCGGCCGACGAGTACTCCGCGGTGGGCATCGCCGGCACGGCGGGTCTGGCCGTGGAGATGGTGAAGCTGTTCCAGCTGGAGCTGGAGCACTTCGAGAAGGTCGAGGGCGCGCAGCTCTCCCTCGAGGGCAAGGCGAACCGGCTGTCGACGATGATCCGCTCCAACCTCGGCATGGCCATGCAGGGCCTGGCCGTGGTGCCGCTGTTCGCGGGGTACGACACGGGCCGCGACAGTGGCCGGATCTTCTCGTACGACGTGACGGGCGGCCGCTCCGAGGAGACGAACTTCGCGGCCACCGGCTCGGGCTCGATCTTCGCGCGCGGCGCCATGAAGAAGCTCTTCCGTGACGACCTGACCGAGGAAGAGGCCACGACCCTCGTCGTCCAGGCCCTGTACGACGCGGCCGACGACGACTCGGCGACGGGCGGTCCCGATGTCGCCCGCCGGATCTACCCGATCGTCACCGTGATCACCGAGGACGGCTTCCGCCGGCTCACCGACGAGGAATCCTCCGAGATCGCCCGCTCGATCCTGGCGCGGCGTCTGGAGCAGCCGGACGGCCCGCGGGCCTCGCTGCTGTAG
- a CDS encoding endonuclease domain-containing protein yields MRRRSGGVGPAGHVDHRRRTGRVRGIPCPRSQPDRGCSKDRPDVTRRAVAYVEGIAWKPTLVAPGVYQLPS; encoded by the coding sequence GTGCGGCGTCGATCCGGTGGAGTTGGTCCCGCCGGACATGTGGATCACCGCCGAAGGACGGGTAGGGTCCGAGGCATACCGTGCCCCCGGTCGCAACCGGACCGGGGTTGTTCCAAGGATCGGCCCGACGTCACAAGGCGGGCTGTCGCATACGTGGAGGGAATCGCGTGGAAGCCAACACTCGTAGCACCGGGCGTCTACCAGCTGCCTTCCTGA
- the dop gene encoding depupylase/deamidase Dop, with protein sequence MTVRRVMGIETEYGISVPGHPNANAMLTSSQIVNAYAAAMHRARRARWDFEEENPLRDARGFDLAREAADSSQLTDEDIGLANVILTNGARLYVDHAHPEYSAPEVTNPRDAVLWDKAGERIMAEAAERAAQLPGAQPIHLYKNNTDNKGASYGTHENYLMKRETPFSDIVRHLTPFFVSRQVFTGAGRVGIGQDGHEHGFQLSQRADYFEVEVGLETTLKRPIINTRDEPHADAEKYRRLHVIIGDANLSEISTYLKLGTTALVLSMIEDGFIAVDLAVDQPVRTLHQVSHDPSLKRLVTLRSGRTLTAVQLQMEYYELARKYVEERFGADADDQTKDVLARWEDTLTRLEHDPMSLAGELDWVAKRELMEGYRRRDSLDWDAARLHLVDLQYADVRPEKGLYNRLVARGRMKRLLTEADIERARTAPPEDTRAYFRGRCLEQYADDVAAASWDSVIFDLPGRDSLQRVPTLEPLRGTRNHVKELLDRCRTAEDLVRVLSGG encoded by the coding sequence ATGACCGTACGGCGAGTAATGGGCATCGAGACGGAGTACGGGATCTCCGTCCCCGGCCACCCCAACGCCAATGCCATGCTCACCTCGTCCCAGATCGTGAACGCCTACGCGGCTGCGATGCACCGGGCCCGCCGGGCTCGCTGGGACTTCGAGGAGGAGAACCCGCTGCGGGACGCGCGAGGCTTCGACCTCGCCCGCGAGGCCGCCGACTCCAGCCAGCTCACCGACGAGGACATCGGCCTGGCCAACGTGATCCTCACCAACGGTGCGCGGCTCTACGTCGACCACGCGCACCCCGAGTACAGCGCCCCCGAGGTGACCAACCCCCGGGACGCCGTCCTCTGGGACAAGGCCGGCGAGCGGATCATGGCCGAGGCCGCGGAGCGGGCCGCGCAGCTGCCCGGTGCCCAGCCGATCCATCTGTACAAGAACAACACCGACAACAAGGGCGCGTCCTACGGCACGCACGAGAACTATCTGATGAAGCGGGAGACCCCCTTCTCGGACATCGTGCGCCATCTGACGCCGTTCTTCGTCTCCCGTCAGGTCTTCACCGGGGCGGGCCGCGTCGGCATCGGCCAGGACGGGCACGAGCACGGCTTCCAGCTCAGTCAGCGGGCCGACTACTTCGAGGTGGAGGTCGGCCTCGAGACGACGCTCAAGCGCCCGATCATCAACACCCGCGACGAGCCGCACGCGGACGCCGAGAAGTACCGCCGCCTGCATGTGATCATCGGCGACGCGAACCTCTCGGAGATCTCGACCTATCTGAAACTGGGCACGACGGCTCTCGTCCTGTCGATGATCGAGGACGGTTTCATCGCGGTCGACCTCGCCGTCGACCAGCCCGTCCGCACCCTGCACCAGGTCTCGCACGACCCGTCGCTCAAGCGGCTGGTCACCCTCCGCAGCGGCAGGACGCTCACCGCGGTCCAGCTCCAGATGGAGTACTACGAGCTCGCCCGCAAGTACGTGGAGGAGCGGTTCGGGGCCGACGCGGACGACCAGACCAAGGACGTCCTGGCGCGGTGGGAGGACACCCTCACCCGTCTGGAGCACGACCCGATGAGTCTCGCCGGCGAGCTGGACTGGGTCGCCAAGCGGGAGCTCATGGAGGGCTACCGGCGCCGGGACAGCCTCGACTGGGACGCGGCGCGACTGCACCTGGTCGACCTCCAGTACGCCGACGTGCGGCCCGAGAAGGGCCTGTACAACCGTCTGGTGGCCCGCGGGCGCATGAAGCGGCTGCTGACCGAGGCGGACATCGAGCGGGCCCGTACGGCGCCGCCTGAGGACACCCGCGCGTACTTCCGCGGTCGCTGCCTGGAGCAGTACGCGGACGACGTCGCGGCGGCCTCCTGGGACTCGGTGATCTTCGATCTGCCGGGCCGCGACTCCCTGCAGCGGGTTCCAACCCTGGAACCGCTTCGCGGAACGCGTAATCACGTCAAGGAGCTCCTGGACCGCTGCCGCACGGCGGAAGACCTGGTCAGGGTCCTGTCCGGCGGATGA
- a CDS encoding RecB family exonuclease — METSTEGAAQPDSSPAPAVDPPVPAGSVEAVIEAGVETAAVAAAAPVAIAPSTLSPSRASDFMQCPLLYRFRVIDRLPEKPSEAATRGTLVHAVLERLFDAPAAERTAPRAKSLIPGQWDRLRESRPEVVELFADDPQGERLARWLGEAEQLVERWFSLEDPSRLEPAERELFVETELESGLRLRGIIDRVDVAPTGEVRIVDYKTGKAPRPEYSEGALFQMKFYALVVWRLKNVVPRRLQLVYLGNGQVLTYDPVLADLERVERKLLALWEAIRLATETGDWRPRPTKLCGWCDHQAHCPEFGGTPPPYPLPVRAAESGGPAQGRMGPD; from the coding sequence ATGGAGACGAGCACCGAGGGCGCCGCGCAGCCCGACAGCAGCCCTGCCCCGGCGGTGGATCCGCCGGTCCCGGCCGGGTCCGTGGAGGCCGTCATCGAGGCGGGGGTGGAGACGGCGGCCGTGGCCGCGGCCGCGCCCGTCGCCATAGCCCCCTCGACGCTGTCCCCCTCGCGTGCGAGCGACTTCATGCAGTGCCCGCTGCTCTACCGCTTCCGGGTCATCGACCGGCTGCCGGAGAAGCCCAGCGAGGCGGCGACCCGGGGCACTCTGGTGCACGCGGTCCTGGAGCGGCTCTTCGACGCCCCGGCGGCCGAGCGCACGGCGCCCCGGGCGAAGTCGCTGATCCCGGGCCAGTGGGACCGGCTGCGCGAGTCGCGGCCGGAGGTCGTGGAGCTGTTCGCCGACGATCCGCAGGGCGAGCGGCTGGCGCGCTGGCTGGGCGAGGCGGAGCAGCTCGTCGAGCGCTGGTTCTCCCTGGAGGACCCCAGCCGGCTGGAGCCCGCCGAGCGGGAGCTGTTCGTCGAGACCGAGCTGGAGTCCGGACTGCGGCTGCGCGGGATCATCGACCGGGTCGACGTGGCCCCCACGGGCGAGGTCCGGATCGTCGACTACAAGACGGGGAAGGCACCGAGGCCCGAGTACTCCGAGGGCGCCCTGTTCCAGATGAAGTTCTACGCCCTCGTGGTCTGGCGGCTGAAGAACGTGGTGCCGCGGCGGCTCCAGCTGGTGTATCTGGGCAACGGCCAGGTGCTGACGTACGACCCGGTCCTCGCCGACCTGGAGCGGGTAGAGCGCAAGCTGCTGGCACTGTGGGAGGCGATCCGGCTGGCGACGGAGACGGGCGACTGGCGGCCGCGCCCCACGAAGCTGTGCGGCTGGTGCGACCACCAGGCCCACTGCCCGGAGTTCGGCGGCACTCCCCCGCCCTACCCGCTGCCGGTGAGGGCGGCGGAGTCCGGCGGGCCCGCGCAGGGCAGAATGGGGCCGGACTAG
- the arc gene encoding proteasome ATPase produces the protein MAAHDDDMNRGIRPGRGSDDPAGQIAYLEQEIAVLRRKLADSPRHTRILEERIVELQTNLAGVSAQNERLANTLREARDQIVALKEEVDRLAQPPAGFGVFLQANEDGTADIFTGGRKLRVNVSPSVELDELRRGQELMLNEALNVVEAMEYESVGDIVTLKEILEDGERALVLGHTDEERVVRLAEPLLDVTIRPGDALLLEPRSGYVYEVVPKSEVEELVLEEVPDIGYEQIGGLGGQIEAIRDAVELPYLYPDLFKEHELRPPKGVLLYGPPGCGKTLIAKAVANSLAKKVAEVTGQAAGKSFFLNIKGPELLNKYVGETERQIRLVFQRAREKASEGTPVIVFFDEMESLFRTRGSGVSSDVENTIVPQLLAEIDGVEGLQNVVVIGASNREDMIDPAILRPGRLDVKIKIERPDAEAAKDIFGKYLTERLPLHGDDVAEHSGSKASTVQSMIQTAVEQMYAESEENRFLEVTYANGDKEVLYFKDFNSGAMIENIVGRAKKSAIKDFLEKNQKGLRVSHLLQACVDEFKENEDLPNTTNPDDWARISGKKGERIVYIRTLITGKQGADTGRSIDTVANTGQYL, from the coding sequence GTGGCAGCCCACGACGACGACATGAACCGCGGCATCCGCCCGGGACGCGGGTCCGACGACCCGGCCGGGCAGATCGCCTACCTTGAGCAGGAGATCGCCGTCCTGCGGCGCAAGCTCGCCGACTCTCCGCGGCACACGAGGATTCTCGAAGAGCGGATCGTCGAGCTGCAGACCAATCTGGCCGGCGTGTCCGCGCAGAACGAGCGGCTCGCCAACACGCTCCGTGAGGCCCGTGACCAGATTGTGGCCCTCAAGGAGGAGGTCGACCGGCTCGCGCAGCCGCCGGCCGGCTTCGGGGTCTTTCTGCAGGCGAACGAGGACGGCACCGCCGACATCTTCACGGGCGGCCGCAAGCTCAGGGTGAACGTCAGCCCCAGCGTCGAGCTCGACGAGCTCCGGCGCGGCCAGGAATTGATGCTCAACGAAGCGCTCAACGTGGTCGAGGCCATGGAGTACGAGAGCGTCGGAGACATCGTCACTCTCAAGGAGATCCTCGAGGACGGCGAGCGGGCCCTGGTGCTCGGGCACACCGACGAGGAGCGGGTGGTGCGGCTCGCCGAGCCGCTGCTGGACGTCACCATCCGTCCCGGCGACGCCCTCCTGCTCGAACCCCGCTCCGGCTACGTCTACGAGGTCGTGCCCAAGAGCGAGGTCGAGGAGCTCGTCCTCGAAGAGGTCCCCGACATCGGCTACGAGCAGATCGGCGGTCTCGGCGGCCAGATCGAGGCCATCCGCGACGCGGTCGAGCTCCCGTATCTCTACCCCGACCTGTTCAAGGAGCACGAACTGCGGCCGCCGAAGGGCGTCCTGCTGTACGGGCCCCCCGGCTGTGGCAAGACCCTGATCGCCAAGGCCGTGGCCAACTCGCTGGCCAAGAAGGTCGCCGAGGTGACCGGCCAGGCCGCGGGCAAGAGCTTCTTCCTCAACATCAAGGGCCCCGAGCTCCTGAACAAGTACGTCGGTGAGACGGAGCGGCAGATCCGCCTCGTCTTCCAGCGGGCCCGTGAGAAGGCCAGCGAGGGCACCCCTGTCATCGTCTTCTTCGACGAGATGGAGTCGCTCTTCCGCACCCGTGGCTCCGGTGTCAGCTCGGACGTGGAGAACACCATCGTCCCGCAGCTCCTCGCCGAGATCGACGGTGTGGAGGGCCTGCAGAACGTGGTCGTGATCGGCGCCTCCAACCGTGAGGACATGATCGACCCCGCCATCCTGCGGCCCGGCCGGCTCGACGTGAAGATCAAGATCGAGCGTCCGGACGCCGAGGCGGCCAAGGACATCTTCGGCAAGTACCTCACCGAGCGCCTCCCGCTGCACGGCGACGACGTCGCCGAGCACAGCGGCTCCAAGGCCTCCACGGTCCAGAGCATGATCCAGACGGCCGTCGAACAGATGTACGCCGAGTCCGAGGAGAACCGCTTCCTGGAGGTCACCTACGCCAATGGTGACAAGGAAGTCCTCTACTTCAAGGACTTCAACTCCGGCGCCATGATCGAGAACATCGTGGGCCGTGCCAAGAAGTCGGCGATCAAGGACTTCCTCGAGAAGAACCAGAAGGGTCTGCGCGTCTCCCACCTCCTCCAGGCCTGCGTGGACGAGTTCAAGGAGAACGAGGACCTGCCCAACACCACCAACCCGGACGACTGGGCCCGGATCTCCGGAAAGAAGGGCGAGCGGATCGTGTACATCCGTACGCTCATCACCGGAAAGCAGGGCGCGGACACCGGACGCTCCATCGACACGGTGGCGAACACCGGTCAGTACCTGTAA
- a CDS encoding ferredoxin: protein MSVQQEAGVDGEALEVWIDQDLCTGDGICAQYAPEVFELDIDGLAYVKSADDELLQDKGATTPVPLPLLTDVVDSAKECPGECIHVRRVSDRAEVYGPDAE from the coding sequence ATGAGCGTGCAGCAGGAGGCCGGGGTCGACGGCGAGGCGCTGGAGGTCTGGATCGACCAGGACCTGTGTACCGGCGACGGCATCTGCGCCCAGTACGCGCCCGAGGTGTTCGAGCTGGACATCGACGGTCTGGCCTATGTGAAGAGCGCCGACGACGAGCTGCTCCAGGACAAGGGCGCCACAACGCCCGTACCGCTGCCGCTTCTCACGGACGTGGTCGACTCCGCGAAGGAGTGTCCGGGCGAGTGCATCCACGTACGTCGAGTTTCGGACAGGGCCGAGGTCTACGGACCGGACGCGGAGTGA
- a CDS encoding response regulator translates to MAIRVLLVDDQPLLRTGFRMILEAEQDLAVVGEAGDGLQALDQVRALQPDVVLMDIRMPRMDGVEATRQITGPERDGPAKVLVLTTFDLDEYVVEALRAGASGFLLKDAPANELVQAIRVVAAGEAMLAPSITRRLLDKYATHLPSGDEPVPDTLHTLTDREVEVLKLVARGLSNAEIAADLFVSETTVKTHVGHVLTKLGLRDRVQAAVYAYESGLVRPGAQ, encoded by the coding sequence GTGGCCATCCGTGTCCTACTGGTCGACGACCAGCCGCTGCTCCGCACGGGCTTCCGGATGATTCTGGAGGCCGAGCAGGACCTCGCGGTCGTCGGCGAGGCCGGAGACGGCCTCCAGGCGCTCGACCAGGTGCGGGCCCTGCAGCCCGACGTGGTCCTGATGGACATCCGCATGCCGCGGATGGACGGTGTGGAGGCGACCCGGCAGATCACGGGCCCCGAGCGGGACGGCCCGGCGAAGGTGCTGGTGCTGACCACCTTCGACCTCGACGAGTACGTGGTGGAGGCGCTGCGCGCCGGTGCCAGCGGCTTCCTGCTGAAGGACGCCCCGGCCAACGAGCTGGTGCAGGCGATCCGGGTCGTGGCCGCGGGCGAGGCGATGCTCGCGCCGAGCATCACGCGCCGGCTGCTCGACAAGTACGCCACGCATCTGCCCTCCGGCGACGAGCCGGTGCCGGACACGCTGCACACACTCACCGACCGCGAGGTCGAGGTACTGAAGCTGGTGGCGCGCGGGCTGTCCAACGCCGAGATCGCCGCCGACCTCTTCGTCAGCGAGACCACCGTCAAGACGCACGTCGGGCACGTGCTGACCAAGCTGGGTCTGCGCGACCGGGTGCAGGCGGCGGTGTACGCATACGAGAGCGGGCTGGTGCGCCCCGGCGCGCAGTAG
- a CDS encoding ubiquitin-like protein Pup, whose amino-acid sequence MATKDTGGGQQKATRSTEEVEEQAAETQASEDLKERQEKLSDDVDSVLDEIDDVLEENAEDFVRSFVQKGGQ is encoded by the coding sequence ATGGCGACCAAGGACACCGGCGGCGGACAGCAGAAGGCCACCCGGTCCACCGAGGAGGTCGAGGAGCAGGCGGCGGAGACGCAGGCTTCCGAGGACCTCAAGGAGCGTCAGGAGAAGCTGAGCGACGACGTGGACTCGGTCCTGGACGAGATCGACGACGTCCTCGAAGAGAACGCCGAGGACTTCGTGCGCTCCTTCGTTCAAAAGGGTGGCCAGTAA